One window of Quercus robur chromosome 12, dhQueRobu3.1, whole genome shotgun sequence genomic DNA carries:
- the LOC126708475 gene encoding uncharacterized protein LOC126708475 → MGRKRQLRLIYVGQGSSQSRQRVEAADEEPHISEDARPVATPVASDDDETLAPDTDDYVQTQTPVQNPAPEQNQASENRPGKREKTRLADIWAMTGEYKIQLPLNDEGQPIGDDGELFVRWLGSFCENGLLCPLTPTGWPSVPQKFKKDCWTEIEQRYIIDPTIVKPPNQMGWAMSQLGELRRNRRTKLKKDHKKPGLSREQVLAIELPGVIPAQWKEMVDYWFNEKTETLSLKNKASRDKQKDIAKAKDKGAAVERADVFQKVYRTKDGVAVSDRVQDQMDRMAVLLNEQDIRLHGEIGNGILWSKDDAYARVIGLDERPGRVRGVGFGITPSGRSAKNASQFTSTTTPLSSRTHERMSDLETSHEELREALAKSREELAICRGEVAQSEARHREEMAEAEARAEARMAEMMASMKTMFASFSQGIHNLGYSQDDSA, encoded by the exons ATGGGGAGGAAACGTCAGTTGCGACTTATTTACGTTGGGCAAGGATCATCACAGTCACGACAACGGGTGGAGGCAGCTGATGAGGAACCCCACATTTCTGAGGACGCAAGACCGGTGGCAACACCGGTGGCAAGTGACGATGATGAGACACTAGCTCCAG ATACAGATGATTATGTTCAAACCCAAACACCGGTACAAAATCCAGCACCGGAACAAAATCAAGCATCAGAAAATAGGCCTGGAAAACGTGAGAAAACCAGGTTGGCTGACATATGGGCAATGACTGGTGAGTACAAAATTCAGTTGCCGTTAAATGATGAAGGCCAACCGATTGGCGATGACGGGGAATTGTTCGTTCGATGGTTGGGCTCGTTTTGCGAGAATGGTCTATTGTGCCCGCTTACGCCTACTGGGTGGCCAAGTGTCCCTCAAAAGTTTAAAAAGGATTGTTGGACGGAGATTGAG CAACGGTATATAATTGATCCCACTATTGTCAAACCACCCAATCAAATGGGATGGGCAATGAGTCAGCTAGGAGAACTAAGGAGGAATCGCAGGACCAAGTTGAAGAAGGATCACAAAAAACCTGGGCTGTCACGTGAACAAGTATTGGCTATTGAACTGCCTGGGGTTATCCCAGCACAGTGGAAGGAGATGGTTGATTATTGGTTCAATGAAAAAACTGAG ACATTAAGTCTGAAAAACAAGGCGAGTCGAGACAAGCAGAAAGACATAGCAAAA GCGAAAGATAAAGGGGCGGCAGTCGAACGCGCGGATGTATTTCAAAAAGTATACCGTACGAAAGATGGGGTTGCTGTTAGTGACCGTGTGCAAGATCAGATG GATAGGATGGCAGTACTTTTGAATGAACAGGACATACGACTACACGGAGAGATTGGTAATGGAATCCTCTGGTCGAAGGACGATGCATATGCTCGGGTGATAGGTCTTGATGAGCGCCCAGGTCGTGTACGTGGGGTAGGCTTTGGGATCACCCCATCAGGAAGAAGTGCCAAAAACGCATCACAGTTTACCTCGACTACTACTCCATTGTCAAGCAGAACTCACGAAAGGATGTCAGACTTGGAGACGAGTCATGAAGAGCTAAGGGAGGCACTAGCTAAATCTAGGGAGGAACTAGCAATTTGTAGGGGGGAAGTAGCTCAATCCGAGGCGAGGCATAGGGAGGAAATGGCTGAAGCTGAGGCGAGGGCCGAAGCACGGATGGCTGAAATGATGGCGTCGATGAAAACCATGTTTGCTTCATTTAGCCAGGGGATACATAATTTGGGTTATTCTCAG gaTGACAGTGCTTGA
- the LOC126708476 gene encoding uncharacterized protein LOC126708476 produces the protein MDKSWMKKQRGSREYIEGVLKFVEFASKHASDRKIFCPCTKCVNMNLVLPGVAREHLWSKGMLQNYTLWKWHGESAAVPTATECGSSHVQESLEQYGDFRGMLHDLCPTHGMPPEPMDEGETVQQSAQGPNDGAQKFYKMIDDVDKPLYAGCTKFSIFSAIVVLFQLKTLCGWTNKSFTMLLQLLMDMLPSDAKLPKDHYEAKKIVRDLGLGYEKIHACPNDCILFWKENVNLEACPYCKESRWKPNEASVTNNNASSSKGKKKAAKILRWFPLKPRLQRLFLSPDLASSMKWHANGRTEDGVMRHPADSDAWKMFDTTHLQFSSEPRNVRLGLAADGFNPFGMLSTTHSTWPVMLVPYNLPPWLCMKRSSLILSLVIPGPKSPGIAIDVYLQLLVEELRELWDVGVEAYDASSKNVFQLHAALMWTVHDFPAYADVSGWSTKGKFACPCCASETDSKYLKNGRKFCYMGHRRWLGSDHEFRKEDTLFDGFTDMRVAPVPPVASDIIVDTETLLTRCLGKKCREKYNKRKRGEANQCVWKKRSIFFTLPYWKDHKLRHNLDVMHIEKNVMDNILGTLLNVKDWTKDNYKARLDLAEMGIRRELHLQRKGDDKYMIPPACFHMTVLEKDGFLQVLRDVKVPDGYASNISRRVNLKERKISGLKSHDNHILMQQLLPIALRGSLPSHVIKPLIKLACFFRKICSKTLTVFDIASAEADIAVTLCELEKIFPPSFFTVMVHLVMHLATETKIGGPVQYRWMYPIERYLSRLKSYVRNKAAPEGCIAEGYIVEECLTFCSRYMEGVKTIFSRPTRTMEESTGVVSSVALESRELTQAHRYVLFNSENIYQFRE, from the exons ATGGATAAAAGTTGGATGAAGAAGCAGAGGGGTTCAAGGGAATATATTGAAGGTGTACTTAAATTTGTGGAATTTGCATCAAAACATGCAAGCGATAGGAAAATCTTTTGTCCTTGTACCAAATGTGTGAATATGAATTTGGTACTGCCAGGGGTGGCACGTGAACATCTTTGGAGTAAGGGGATGCTTCAAAATTACACACTTTGGAAATGGCATGGGGAATCGGCGGCTGTGCCAACTGCCACTGAATGTGGGAGTAGTCATGTCCAAGAGTCCTTAGAACAATACGGTGACTTTCGTGGGATGTTGCATGATTTGTGCCCCACGCATGGAATGCCACCTGAACCAATGGACGAAGGGGAAACTGTGCAACAATCGGCTCAAGGTCCAAATGATGGTGCACAAAAGTTTTACAAAATGATAGATGATGTGGACAAACCTTTATATGCTGGGTGTACAAAATTTAGCATATTCTCAGCCATCGTTGTGTTGTTCCAGTTGAAGACTCTTTGTGGTTGGACGAACAAGTCATTTACTATGTTGCTTCAACTCTTGATGGATATGCTCCCTTCTGACGCTAAGTTGCCAAAGGACCATTATGAGGCTAAGAAAATAGTTCgagatttgggtttggggtATGAGAAGATCCATGCTTGTCCCAATGATTGTATACTATTTTGGAAGGAGAATGTTAACCTCGAGGCATGTCCTTATTGCAAAGAAAGTAGGTGGAAACCAAATGAGGCATCTGTTACAAATAATAATGCTTCATCTAGTAAGGGAAAGAAGAAAGCTGCAAAGATCCTACGCTGGTTTCCCTTAAAGCCAAGATTGCAGCGATTATTTTTGTCACCCGACTTGGCTAGTTCTATGAAATGGCATGCTAATGGTCGTACAGAGGACGGGGTAATGCGGCATCCTGCTGACTCGGATGCATGGAAAATGTTTGACACTACGCATTTACAGTTCTCGTCTGAGCCTCGTAATGTCAGACTTGGATTAGCTGCGGATGGATTTAACCCCTTCGGAATGCTGAGTACTACTCACAGCACTTGGCCTGTCATGCTAGTCCCTTACAATCTCCCGCCTTGGTTGTGCATGAAACGGTCATCTTTGATTTTATCACTAGTTATTCCTGGACCTAAATCGCCAGGGATTGCAATAGATGTGTACTTGCAACTCTTAGTAGAAGAATTGAGGGAATTATGGGATGTTGGAGTAGAAGCGTACGATGCATCTTCAAAAAATGTATTCCAATTGCATGCAGCATTGATGTGGACGGTACATGACTTTCCTGCATACGCAGATGTGTCGGGTTGGAGTACGAAGGGTAAGTTTGCGTGTCCTTGTTGTGCCTCAGAGACCGActccaaatatttaaaaaatggccGCAAATTTTGTTACATGGGACATAGGCGATGGTTGGGTAGTGACCACGAATTTCGGAAAGAAGATACTTTATTTGATGGATTCACTGATATGCGAGTGGCTCCTGTGCCACCAGTTGCGTCAGACATAATTGTGGACACTGAAACTTTACTTACACGTTGTCTGGGAAAGAAATGTCgagaaaaatacaacaaaagaaagagaggtgaGGCAAACCAGTGTGTTTGGAAGAAGAGAAGTATTTTTTTCACATTGCCTTATTGGAAGGATCACAAGTTGCGACACAATCTTGATGTGATGCATATAGAGAAGAATGTGATGGACAATATACTTGGCACTTTGCTGAACGTAAAGGACTGGACAAAGGACAATTACAAGGCACGCCTTGACTTGGCGGAAATGGGAATAAGGAGAGAACTCCACCTACAGCGAAAAGGTGATGATAAGTATATGATACCGCCTGCGTGTTTTCATATGACTGTATTGGAGAAAGATGGTTTCTTGCAAGTTTTGCGAGACGTAAAAGTGCCCGATGGATATGCTTCCAACATCTCCCGCCGTGTCAACCTCAAAGAACGTAAGATTTCTGGTTTAAAGAGTCACGATAATCACATCCTGATGCAACAACTCCTTCCAATTGCTTTACGAGGATCTTTGCCATCGCATGTTATTAAGCCTTTGATAAAGTTAGCTtgtttttttaggaaaatttgtTCGAAAACCCTTACGGTGTTTGATATTGCGAGTGCTGAGGCTGACATTGCAGTGACGTTGTGTGAATTAGAAAAGATATTTCCTCCATCTTTCTTCACTGTGATGGTACATTTGGTCATGCACTTGGCTACTGAAACCAAGATTGGTGGTCCAGTTCAGTACCGTTGGATGTACCCCATTGAGAG GTACCTCTCACGCCTTAAGTCTTATGTAAGAAACAAGGCTGCTCCAGAAGGGTGTATTGCCGAAGGCTACATAGTGGAGGAATGTTTAACGTTTTGTTCACGGTATATGGAAGGAGTCAAAACTATATTCTCACGACCCACAAGGACGATGGAGGAGTCAACAGGGGTGGTTTCAAGTGTGGCACTAGAAAGTAGGGAATTGACCCAAGCTCATCGCTATGTGCTATTCAATTCCGAGAACATTTACCAGTTTCGTGAGTAA